In one window of Pseudodesulfovibrio sediminis DNA:
- a CDS encoding metallophosphoesterase family protein, protein MKRHNSIAVLSDIHGNSLALEAVLNDVAHRKCATLFNLGDIFYGPLDPAGTWDMLNRLHIPTILGNQDRVLLEGGPEWEANPTFTRTRDAIGPDGLNWLASLPPSLTGTPDTRDILLCHGTPGNDTRYLLEAVTTGVPVQRPCEAILEDVLPQAAGCSLVLAGHSHHPGQVVCDGITVVNPGSVGLPAYDDDTPPHSMAAGSPHAQYAVLTPSASGWECDFISVEYDWKAAAVLARQNDREDWAQWLSTGMA, encoded by the coding sequence ATGAAACGACACAATTCCATAGCGGTTCTTTCGGATATTCATGGCAACAGCCTTGCCCTTGAAGCGGTGCTGAATGACGTAGCCCATCGGAAATGCGCCACTCTTTTCAATCTGGGCGATATCTTCTACGGCCCGCTCGACCCCGCTGGGACATGGGATATGCTCAACCGTCTGCACATCCCGACCATCCTCGGCAATCAGGACCGTGTTCTTCTGGAGGGCGGCCCGGAATGGGAAGCGAACCCCACCTTTACGCGCACACGGGATGCCATCGGGCCGGACGGACTGAACTGGCTCGCCTCTCTGCCCCCCTCGCTCACGGGAACGCCAGACACCAGGGACATCCTGCTCTGTCACGGCACTCCGGGCAACGACACGCGCTACCTGCTGGAAGCCGTGACCACAGGCGTACCCGTCCAGCGACCATGTGAGGCCATACTGGAGGACGTGCTCCCGCAAGCTGCGGGCTGTTCTCTGGTGCTGGCGGGACACAGCCACCACCCGGGACAGGTCGTGTGCGACGGCATCACGGTGGTCAATCCCGGCAGCGTGGGCCTGCCTGCCTATGATGACGACACCCCGCCGCACAGCATGGCAGCGGGGTCGCCCCATGCGCAATATGCAGTGCTGACGCCATCCGCATCAGGCTGGGAATGTGATTTTATCTCGGTGGAATATGACTGGAAAGCAGCGGCAGTCTTGGCCCGCCAGAACGACCGCGAGGATTGGGCGCAGTGGCTGTCCACGGGAATGGCATAA